The Peribacillus sp. FSL E2-0218 genome contains a region encoding:
- a CDS encoding MBL fold metallo-hydrolase: MVNYICETCGVQYDSSKEVPNQCLICGEERQYVSPNGQTWTTLEMMKKDGIYKNSINLDEEGLYSINTIPNFGIGQTAYLIKDKNFNLLWDCITYIDRETITQIEDLGGIDAIALSHPHYFSSQVEWAEAFDAPIYIHEDEKDWVTRPSEKIIFWSGESLELQPGVILQRIGGHFKGGTVLEWKNGFSQNGILLTGDIIRIVADRQWVSFMYSYPNFIPMPSVTVERIANRVNEFKFGRLYDAFHRVIKEEAHNQVQKSATRYAKAVNGTLFTT; this comes from the coding sequence ATGGTTAATTATATTTGTGAGACATGTGGAGTCCAATATGACAGTTCTAAAGAAGTACCTAATCAATGTTTGATTTGCGGGGAAGAAAGACAATATGTTAGTCCTAACGGGCAAACATGGACAACATTAGAAATGATGAAAAAAGATGGAATATATAAAAATTCTATTAATCTTGACGAAGAGGGGTTATATAGCATAAATACTATTCCGAATTTTGGAATCGGACAAACTGCTTATCTAATAAAAGATAAGAATTTTAATTTATTATGGGACTGTATTACATATATTGATCGAGAAACGATTACGCAAATTGAAGATTTAGGTGGAATCGATGCTATTGCGTTATCTCACCCTCACTATTTCTCTAGTCAAGTGGAATGGGCTGAAGCTTTTGACGCTCCAATTTATATTCATGAAGATGAAAAAGACTGGGTAACGAGGCCAAGCGAAAAAATCATTTTCTGGTCTGGAGAATCGCTTGAATTACAGCCAGGTGTCATACTTCAGAGGATTGGTGGACATTTTAAAGGCGGCACCGTTTTAGAATGGAAAAACGGATTCAGCCAGAACGGAATATTACTGACTGGGGATATCATTCGGATTGTAGCTGATCGCCAATGGGTAAGTTTTATGTATAGTTATCCAAACTTCATTCCAATGCCCAGTGTAACAGTAGAAAGAATCGCAAATCGGGTTAATGAATTTAAGTTCGGACGGTTATATGACGCTTTTCACCGAGTAATTAAAGAAGAAGCCCATAACCAAGTTCAAAAATCTGCAACTAGGTACGCTAAAGCAGTAAATGGAACGTTGTTTACTACATAA
- a CDS encoding phosphotransferase, translated as MSNHKNEEMLTGGNVSNVYRAGDTVRRELKPDSPKIHKLLLHLENKSFSYAPKFLGIDEKGREILSFIEGEAGNYPLQEYMWSDDVLIEIGKMLRLYHDSVSDFSLDDSWESIDNTPQPFEVLCHNDFAIYNIIFKNERPIGIIDYDVAGPGPRLWDIAYTLYTCVPLSRFYLSETGEKVNYNSLQHANHIKQRVRLFFESYGKGLEEDYLEMVLLRIEGICKTITRKASEGDIAFKNMVDEGHLEHYQNDIKFIREHGNEWI; from the coding sequence ATGTCAAACCATAAAAACGAAGAAATGCTAACAGGAGGGAATGTCTCTAACGTTTATCGGGCGGGAGATACTGTGAGACGAGAATTAAAGCCAGATAGTCCCAAGATTCATAAGCTATTACTGCATTTGGAGAACAAAAGTTTCAGTTATGCACCAAAGTTTTTAGGTATAGATGAAAAAGGAAGAGAGATATTATCATTTATTGAAGGAGAAGCTGGAAATTATCCTTTACAAGAATACATGTGGTCTGATGATGTCTTAATAGAAATAGGGAAAATGCTCCGTCTTTATCATGATTCTGTGAGTGATTTTTCACTTGATGATAGCTGGGAATCAATAGATAACACCCCCCAACCATTTGAGGTACTATGCCATAATGATTTTGCAATATACAACATTATTTTTAAGAATGAAAGACCGATAGGCATTATTGATTATGATGTTGCTGGACCTGGTCCAAGACTTTGGGACATAGCTTATACTCTTTATACTTGCGTCCCCTTAAGTAGATTTTATCTTTCTGAAACAGGTGAGAAAGTTAATTATAATTCATTACAGCATGCTAACCATATAAAACAAAGAGTTAGATTGTTTTTTGAATCTTACGGTAAGGGATTAGAAGAAGATTATTTGGAGATGGTATTGCTACGAATAGAAGGTATATGTAAAACAATTACAAGAAAAGCCAGTGAAGGTGACATAGCTTTTAAAAATATGGTAGATGAAGGGCATCTTGAACATTATCAAAACGATATTAAATTCATTCGTGAACATGGAAATGAGTGGATTTAA
- a CDS encoding GNAT family N-acetyltransferase, translating to MEITIKRTSLTEVDMLLTIQKQAFAEDYKLYQDHDTTPVNETPEKLIENIEHSIHYTIWSNNNIIGGIDLRKKENILLLDKLFIANEYQNKGLGTKIMKLIEAEFPLIKIWRLYTPYLNKRNQYFYEKFGYEKIGEVQLTEKLLLFKYEKCI from the coding sequence ATGGAAATTACCATCAAAAGAACAAGTTTAACTGAAGTAGATATGTTGTTGACTATTCAGAAACAGGCTTTTGCAGAAGACTATAAGTTATACCAAGACCACGATACAACTCCTGTAAATGAGACACCTGAGAAATTAATCGAAAATATAGAACACTCTATTCATTACACAATATGGTCAAATAACAACATTATCGGTGGAATAGATCTCCGCAAAAAAGAAAATATACTGTTATTAGACAAACTATTCATAGCAAACGAATATCAAAATAAAGGTCTCGGAACAAAGATAATGAAATTAATTGAGGCTGAATTTCCATTGATAAAAATATGGCGTTTATATACTCCATATTTAAACAAAAGAAATCAATATTTTTATGAGAAATTTGGCTATGAAAAAATAGGAGAAGTTCAGCTAACTGAAAAGCTTTTGTTATTTAAGTATGAAAAATGTATTTAA
- a CDS encoding alpha/beta fold hydrolase, producing MWKRMFISTSRGKFEIFTQGKGEPVCITHLYSEFNDLGYYFADAFVDQFKVYLINLKEAGNSCKVGIEDELSMKETSKDLEAIREALNYNKWCFAGHSTGGMLGLVYATMFPKSLTKLLVGGATATKKYMEHEGSIYSSRSPLNKKLKKIFAILKSPDSTTEERRDANREWTNMSLYNKERWDEYFKKPSSGKVVQKRLDYYSFNDLPNYDIQTELYQVTIPTIVYCGRHDAQCPLVFSEEINAGLKNSKLYIFEKSNHVPYLEEKEKFLQMVSDYRGLTTKTHS from the coding sequence ATGTGGAAGAGAATGTTTATAAGTACATCTCGTGGAAAGTTTGAGATCTTTACCCAAGGAAAAGGAGAACCAGTGTGTATTACCCATTTATATAGTGAGTTTAATGACTTAGGTTATTATTTCGCCGACGCCTTTGTAGATCAATTCAAAGTTTATCTAATAAACTTAAAAGAAGCAGGAAACTCTTGCAAAGTTGGTATAGAAGATGAATTAAGTATGAAAGAAACCTCTAAGGATTTAGAGGCTATTAGAGAAGCTTTAAATTATAATAAGTGGTGCTTTGCAGGGCATTCAACTGGAGGAATGCTTGGTCTAGTTTATGCAACAATGTTTCCAAAATCTCTGACAAAACTATTAGTTGGAGGAGCAACTGCTACTAAAAAATATATGGAACACGAGGGCAGTATTTATAGTTCTCGTAGTCCACTAAATAAAAAACTGAAAAAAATCTTTGCTATATTAAAATCTCCGGACTCTACCACTGAAGAGCGAAGGGATGCTAACAGAGAATGGACTAATATGTCTTTATATAACAAAGAAAGATGGGATGAATACTTTAAAAAACCGAGTAGTGGGAAAGTTGTACAAAAAAGGTTAGATTATTATTCCTTTAATGACCTGCCCAATTACGACATACAAACTGAACTGTATCAGGTTACTATCCCGACCATTGTTTATTGTGGAAGACACGATGCACAATGTCCTCTTGTTTTTTCTGAAGAAATAAATGCAGGTTTAAAAAATTCCAAACTTTATATTTTTGAAAAAAGTAATCACGTTCCGTATTTAGAAGAGAAAGAAAAATTCCTTCAGATGGTTTCTGATTACAGAGGACTGACAACGAAAACCCATTCTTAA